The following coding sequences lie in one Candidatus Eremiobacterota bacterium genomic window:
- a CDS encoding FAD-binding protein translates to MPVLRERLIEALGSDAVKTAPEDLAVYAFDAYLDGGRPSAVTLPRSTRDVCAIVKIARDCGEPIVARGAGTGLCGGAVPKVGGVVLSFARMNRVLEFDERHRRARVQPGLVNLDLTRHAASSGLFYAPDPSSQQISSLGGNIATNAGGPHCLSYGTTVNHVLGLEVVDANGEVFTTALDDAGYDLTAAMVGSEGTLGIVTSAWLRLLALPESVRVGVAAFDDIDAASEAVSAIIAAGILPTALEMMDDVITAAVEAAFHAGYPTEAAAVLLIENAGFEEDVGASEAAIQAIVTRHGARSWRSARNQAERDVLWAGRKSAAGATGRIAPNYYTQDVCVPRSRLPQALRAVGAASRANGITVGNVFHAGDGNLHPLLMYDRRDEKQVAAVVATGNEILQTAIDLGGTISGEHGIGWEKRDAMTRIYSTDDLATMARVRDVFDPARMLNPEKIFPRGVQCAEVVPP, encoded by the coding sequence TTGCCGGTGCTGCGGGAACGGCTGATTGAAGCACTCGGAAGCGACGCGGTCAAGACCGCGCCGGAAGATCTCGCAGTCTATGCCTTCGACGCCTATTTGGACGGAGGGAGGCCGTCGGCGGTCACCCTGCCACGCTCGACGCGCGACGTTTGCGCAATTGTGAAGATCGCGCGCGATTGCGGGGAGCCCATCGTCGCACGGGGCGCCGGCACTGGATTGTGCGGCGGCGCGGTACCGAAGGTCGGCGGTGTCGTTCTCTCGTTCGCGCGCATGAATCGCGTGCTGGAGTTCGACGAGCGTCATCGACGAGCGCGCGTCCAGCCTGGTCTCGTCAACCTCGATCTCACGCGCCACGCGGCATCGAGTGGCCTCTTTTACGCGCCCGATCCGTCTTCGCAGCAAATATCGTCGCTCGGCGGCAATATCGCCACCAATGCCGGCGGCCCACACTGCTTATCATACGGTACGACCGTGAACCACGTGCTCGGCTTGGAAGTCGTCGATGCAAACGGTGAGGTCTTCACAACGGCCCTCGACGACGCCGGCTACGATCTGACGGCCGCCATGGTTGGAAGCGAAGGAACGCTGGGAATCGTCACGTCGGCATGGCTGCGACTGCTCGCACTCCCCGAATCGGTGCGGGTAGGAGTCGCCGCCTTCGACGACATCGATGCCGCATCCGAGGCCGTCTCGGCCATTATCGCCGCCGGAATTCTCCCCACGGCGCTCGAGATGATGGACGACGTCATCACCGCCGCGGTCGAAGCGGCCTTTCACGCCGGTTATCCTACTGAGGCTGCTGCGGTTTTGCTGATCGAAAATGCCGGGTTCGAGGAAGACGTCGGCGCATCTGAAGCCGCAATTCAGGCGATCGTCACGCGCCACGGTGCCCGTTCGTGGCGAAGCGCTCGAAATCAGGCGGAGCGCGACGTGCTATGGGCCGGCCGCAAAAGCGCCGCCGGCGCAACCGGACGCATCGCACCCAACTACTACACGCAAGACGTTTGCGTACCCCGCAGCCGCCTTCCCCAGGCGTTGCGCGCGGTGGGCGCCGCGTCGCGCGCCAACGGAATCACGGTAGGAAACGTCTTTCACGCCGGCGACGGTAACTTACACCCATTGCTCATGTACGACAGGCGCGACGAAAAGCAGGTCGCCGCCGTTGTCGCGACCGGCAATGAGATCTTACAAACGGCGATCGATCTCGGAGGCACCATTAGCGGGGAGCACGGCATCGGATGGGAGAAGCGCGATGCGATGACACGCATCTACTCGACCGACGACCTCGCAACCATGGCGCGCGTGCGCGATGTCTTCGACCCGGCGCGGATGCTCAATCCCGAAAAGATTTTCCCCCGCGGCGTGCAGTGTGCGGAAGTGGTTCCACCGTGA
- the aroH gene encoding chorismate mutase, which produces MFSRGIRGAITAEGDDVAAIARATKRVLTEMTRRNQIAVDDIASILFTVTPDLRAGFPALAAREMGWTWVPMLHACEIDVPGALGRCIRVLMHVNTPKHPAQIEHVYLEGATVLRPDLMRTSS; this is translated from the coding sequence ATGTTTTCTCGAGGGATTCGCGGAGCGATCACGGCCGAAGGCGACGATGTAGCGGCAATCGCGCGCGCGACCAAGCGCGTGTTAACGGAGATGACTCGGCGCAATCAGATCGCGGTCGACGACATCGCTTCGATCCTCTTTACCGTTACGCCGGATTTGCGCGCCGGCTTTCCCGCGCTGGCGGCTCGGGAAATGGGCTGGACGTGGGTGCCGATGCTCCACGCTTGCGAGATCGACGTTCCGGGAGCACTGGGGCGCTGCATTCGCGTACTGATGCACGTGAACACTCCCAAGCATCCCGCGCAAATCGAGCACGTTTACCTTGAGGGCGCGACGGTCTTACGGCCCGACTTGATGCGAACGAGTTCTTGA
- a CDS encoding prephenate dehydrogenase/arogenate dehydrogenase family protein, whose product MRATLGILGIGAIGGSIALRARRNGMRVIGADSEEAVLAKAHEVGAIDESGASERLFEEADIVVIAPHLEATVRTLEHLRSTPAAATLIMDVASVKLPVVRAADGLRNFVATHPMAGTERSGVRAARGDLFEGRTWAYAPSNDGALDRRGRDFIESMGALPFAIAADEHDRLVALTSHVPQLVAYYYAALLRQGDWAKAERLCGPVASELLRISTMKFDMWRSVLQTNAANIEPQLRRLVRDLEGAADALAAGGSGSVPTDSSERQAQA is encoded by the coding sequence TTGAGGGCGACACTCGGGATTCTCGGTATTGGAGCGATCGGTGGCTCGATCGCACTGCGCGCGCGGCGCAACGGAATGCGCGTCATCGGCGCAGACAGCGAAGAGGCAGTATTAGCGAAGGCGCACGAGGTCGGGGCAATCGACGAGTCCGGGGCGAGCGAGCGTCTTTTCGAAGAAGCCGACATCGTAGTTATCGCGCCGCATCTCGAGGCGACGGTACGCACGCTCGAGCATCTGAGGAGCACGCCCGCGGCGGCAACCTTGATAATGGACGTCGCTTCGGTCAAACTTCCAGTCGTGCGTGCAGCGGACGGACTGCGCAATTTCGTTGCAACGCACCCAATGGCGGGGACGGAACGCAGCGGAGTGCGTGCGGCGCGCGGCGATCTTTTCGAGGGGCGCACCTGGGCCTACGCGCCGAGCAATGATGGTGCACTCGACCGCCGCGGGCGCGATTTCATCGAATCGATGGGAGCGTTACCGTTTGCCATTGCCGCGGACGAGCACGACCGCCTGGTTGCGCTCACGTCGCACGTGCCGCAACTGGTCGCATACTACTATGCCGCCCTGCTTCGCCAGGGCGATTGGGCGAAAGCGGAGCGCCTCTGCGGTCCGGTCGCGAGCGAATTACTGCGAATTTCCACCATGAAGTTCGATATGTGGAGGAGCGTTCTGCAGACGAATGCTGCCAATATCGAGCCCCAACTTCGGCGGCTCGTTCGCGACCTCGAAGGAGCCGCCGATGCCCTCGCGGCCGGCGGTAGCGGATCCGTTCCTACCGACTCATCCGAAAGGCAGGCTCAGGCGTAA